Proteins from a genomic interval of Gordonia sp. SL306:
- the cobN gene encoding cobaltochelatase subunit CobN: MILLLSTSDTDLITAAASDADFSGANPSRILVDDIGPLAADADIVVVRILGGTRAWEDGLAAVAATGKPLVVCSGEQQPDPDLMAHSTVPAGVVAEAHNYLAAGGVENVVNLHNFLSDTVLLTGLGFDPPQQTPAWGVLERPAQAAVTSAPTIAVLYYRAQHLAGNTRYVEALCAAIEDRGGRALPIYCASLRTAPDDLIELLGTADALVVTVLAAGGATPATASAGGDDDAWNIERLAALDVPILQGLCLTGSRADWAATDDGLSPLDVATQVAVPEFDGRIITVPFSFKEFDENGLPWYQPDPERCARVAGIAMAHARLRRTPPSDRRVALMLSAYPTKHARIGNAVGLDTPRSLLHLLVALRAAGYDIGPDAGPDAIPGLAEEDSDALIHAIVETGGQDPDWLTEETLAASPIRVAADDYRRWFATLPDDLRSSVEQHWGAAPGDLFVDRSSRPDGEIVVSAMRFGNITLMVQPPRGFGENPVAIYHDPDLPPSHHYLASYRWLTGRGAGVADIDGFGADAIVHVGKHGNLEWLPGKTLGMSAACGTDAALGDVPLIYPFLVNDPGEGTQAKRRAHAVLVDHLIPPMARAESYGDIARLEQLLDEHANISALDPAKLPAIRQQIWTLLTAAKMDHDLGLSERPDEDVFDDMLLHVDGWLCEIKDVQIRDGLHVLGQAPEDESEVDLVLAMLRARQLWGGTQALPGLREALGLTEDGSAARNSVDDVETTARELVAACAKEGWTHAAVDAVAAGHPPAVADVLGFAAREVVPRLRQTGREIDQILHALDGGFIEAGPSGSPLRGLINVLPTGRNFYSVDPKAVPSRLAWETGRALADSLVERYVGEHGHHPASVGLSVWGTSAMRTSGDDIAEVLALLGVMPVWDEASRRVVDLELIDLAELGRPRIDVTVRISGFFRDAFPHVVTMLDDAVALAAAADEPDDRNYVAAHVRSAMTEHGDRRRASTRIFGSKPGTYGAGLLQLIDSREWRSDADLAQVYTEWGGYAYGRDLGGIPAVDDMRTAYRRIAVAAKNTDTREHDIADSDDYFQYHGGMVATVRALTGSSPDAYIGDSTRPDSVRTRTLSEETSRVFRARVVNPRWISAMQRHGYKGAFEMAATVDYLFGYDATTNVVADWMYEKLTESYVLDEDNQRFMQQSNPWALHGIAERLLEAVDRDLWEEPPADMLDRLRQVYLQAEGDIEGRAE; encoded by the coding sequence ATGATCCTGCTGCTCTCGACCTCCGACACCGACCTCATCACGGCAGCGGCCTCCGACGCCGACTTCTCCGGCGCCAACCCGTCGCGCATCCTGGTCGACGACATCGGCCCGCTGGCCGCGGACGCCGACATCGTCGTCGTGCGCATCCTGGGTGGCACACGGGCCTGGGAGGACGGGCTCGCCGCGGTGGCGGCGACCGGCAAACCGCTGGTGGTCTGTTCCGGCGAACAGCAGCCCGACCCCGACCTGATGGCGCACTCGACCGTGCCGGCAGGCGTGGTCGCCGAGGCGCACAACTATCTCGCGGCGGGTGGCGTGGAGAACGTCGTCAACCTCCACAACTTCCTGTCCGACACCGTTCTGCTGACCGGTCTCGGCTTCGATCCGCCGCAGCAGACCCCGGCGTGGGGTGTGCTCGAGCGCCCGGCGCAGGCCGCCGTCACCTCTGCTCCCACCATTGCCGTCCTCTACTACCGCGCACAGCACCTCGCCGGCAACACCCGCTACGTCGAGGCGCTCTGCGCGGCGATCGAAGATCGCGGCGGGCGCGCTCTGCCGATCTACTGCGCGTCGCTGCGCACCGCGCCCGACGATCTCATCGAATTACTGGGTACCGCCGATGCGCTCGTGGTGACCGTCCTCGCCGCCGGCGGCGCCACACCGGCGACGGCATCGGCCGGTGGCGACGACGACGCGTGGAACATCGAACGGCTCGCTGCGCTCGACGTCCCGATTCTGCAGGGCTTGTGTCTCACCGGTTCCCGCGCCGACTGGGCGGCGACCGACGACGGCCTCTCGCCCCTGGACGTGGCCACGCAGGTGGCCGTACCCGAGTTCGACGGGCGCATCATCACGGTGCCGTTCTCGTTCAAGGAGTTCGACGAGAACGGCCTGCCCTGGTATCAGCCGGATCCGGAACGCTGCGCCCGGGTGGCCGGGATCGCGATGGCACACGCCCGATTGCGACGTACTCCTCCGTCGGATCGTCGTGTCGCACTGATGCTTTCGGCGTACCCGACCAAGCACGCCAGGATCGGCAATGCCGTCGGGCTCGACACCCCGCGAAGTCTGCTCCACCTCCTGGTCGCGTTGCGGGCAGCCGGCTACGACATCGGACCAGACGCCGGTCCGGACGCGATACCCGGACTGGCCGAAGAGGATTCCGATGCCCTCATCCATGCCATCGTCGAGACGGGCGGGCAGGACCCGGACTGGCTGACCGAGGAGACGCTGGCGGCCAGCCCGATCCGCGTCGCCGCCGACGACTACCGCCGATGGTTCGCAACGCTGCCCGACGACCTGCGGAGCTCCGTCGAACAGCATTGGGGAGCTGCGCCGGGTGATCTGTTCGTGGACCGGTCGTCACGCCCCGACGGCGAGATCGTGGTGTCCGCCATGCGCTTCGGCAACATCACCCTCATGGTGCAGCCGCCGCGCGGGTTCGGCGAGAACCCGGTCGCGATCTATCACGATCCCGATCTGCCTCCGTCGCACCATTATCTGGCGTCCTACCGCTGGTTGACCGGTCGCGGTGCCGGTGTCGCCGACATCGACGGGTTCGGCGCCGACGCGATCGTGCACGTCGGCAAGCATGGCAATCTCGAGTGGCTGCCCGGCAAGACCCTCGGGATGTCGGCCGCGTGCGGTACCGACGCCGCTCTCGGCGACGTCCCGCTGATCTATCCGTTCCTGGTGAACGATCCGGGGGAGGGCACGCAGGCCAAAAGGCGTGCCCACGCGGTGCTCGTCGACCATCTCATCCCTCCGATGGCGCGCGCCGAGTCCTATGGCGACATCGCCCGGCTCGAGCAACTGCTCGACGAGCACGCCAACATCTCCGCGCTCGACCCCGCCAAGCTGCCCGCGATCCGTCAGCAGATCTGGACGTTGCTGACCGCCGCCAAGATGGACCACGACCTCGGGCTGTCCGAACGTCCCGACGAGGACGTCTTCGACGACATGCTGCTGCACGTCGACGGCTGGCTCTGCGAGATCAAGGACGTTCAGATCCGCGACGGTCTCCACGTCCTCGGCCAGGCACCCGAGGACGAGAGCGAGGTCGACCTCGTCCTGGCGATGCTGCGAGCACGTCAGCTGTGGGGCGGCACGCAGGCACTACCCGGCCTGCGCGAGGCCCTCGGTCTCACCGAGGACGGCAGCGCGGCCCGCAACTCGGTCGACGACGTGGAGACCACCGCCAGAGAACTCGTCGCCGCCTGTGCGAAGGAGGGCTGGACGCACGCGGCCGTCGACGCCGTGGCCGCCGGTCATCCGCCTGCGGTGGCCGATGTGCTCGGATTCGCGGCGCGCGAGGTGGTGCCGCGCCTGCGGCAGACCGGCCGCGAGATCGACCAGATCCTGCACGCCCTCGACGGCGGATTCATCGAGGCAGGCCCCAGCGGGTCGCCGCTGCGCGGGCTGATCAACGTGCTGCCGACCGGACGAAACTTCTACTCGGTGGATCCCAAGGCCGTCCCGTCCCGTCTCGCCTGGGAAACCGGTCGCGCCCTGGCCGATTCGCTGGTGGAACGGTATGTCGGCGAGCACGGCCACCATCCGGCGTCGGTCGGCCTGTCGGTGTGGGGGACCAGTGCGATGCGCACCTCCGGTGACGACATCGCCGAGGTCCTCGCACTTCTCGGTGTGATGCCGGTGTGGGACGAGGCGTCCCGACGCGTCGTCGATCTGGAGTTGATCGACCTCGCCGAGCTCGGCCGCCCGCGCATCGACGTCACGGTGCGCATCTCCGGGTTCTTCCGCGATGCGTTCCCGCACGTGGTCACGATGCTCGACGACGCCGTCGCGCTGGCCGCCGCGGCCGACGAACCCGACGACCGGAATTACGTCGCCGCCCACGTGCGCTCCGCGATGACCGAGCACGGCGATCGGCGACGCGCGTCCACCCGGATCTTCGGTTCCAAGCCGGGCACGTACGGGGCCGGGCTGTTGCAGCTGATCGACTCGCGCGAGTGGCGTAGCGACGCCGATCTGGCGCAGGTCTACACCGAATGGGGTGGCTACGCGTATGGACGGGACCTTGGTGGCATCCCCGCGGTCGACGACATGAGGACCGCCTACCGACGCATCGCCGTCGCGGCGAAGAACACCGACACCCGCGAGCACGACATCGCCGATTCGGACGACTACTTCCAGTACCACGGGGGCATGGTGGCGACCGTGCGCGCGCTGACGGGGTCGTCGCCGGACGCGTACATCGGTGACAGCACCCGCCCGGACTCGGTGCGCACGCGCACCCTGTCGGAGGAGACCAGCCGGGTGTTCCGGGCGCGCGTGGTCAATCCGCGCTGGATCTCCGCCATGCAGCGGCACGGATACAAGGGCGCATTCGAGATGGCGGCCACGGTCGACTATCTGTTCGGATACGACGCCACGACCAACGTGGTGGCCGACTGGATGTATGAGAAGCTCACCGAGTCCTACGTCCTCGACGAGGACAATCAGCGTTTCATGCAGCAGTCGAACCCCTGGGCATTGCACGGTATCGCCGAACGCCTGCTCGAGGCGGTCGATCGGGACCTGTGGGAGGAACCGCCTGCCGACATGCTCGATCGGCTGCGGCAGGTCTATCTGCAGGCCGAAGGAGATATCGAGGGTCGCGCCGAGTGA
- a CDS encoding FxsA family protein, translated as MRMIYVIAYFAVEIGAFVAMAHFLGFGWAVLITLAAVVAGFALLQQQGRKVFAELRRASRNEVDPRGPLTDTALLAASSLLLVIPGIVSTIIGLVLLAPPVRRMMRPVVAAAGARRFAATMDRAGIYASGMYVGRGTVVDGTVVDVDGTVVDPTPGPADRGLPRGR; from the coding sequence ATGCGGATGATCTACGTGATCGCCTACTTTGCGGTCGAGATCGGTGCGTTCGTCGCGATGGCACACTTCCTCGGATTCGGATGGGCGGTGTTGATCACCCTGGCCGCGGTCGTGGCCGGGTTCGCGCTGCTCCAGCAACAGGGTCGCAAGGTCTTCGCCGAGCTCCGACGTGCATCGCGCAACGAGGTCGACCCGCGCGGTCCGCTCACGGATACCGCACTTCTCGCCGCGTCGAGCCTTCTGCTCGTCATCCCCGGGATCGTGTCCACGATCATCGGTCTGGTGCTGCTGGCGCCGCCGGTACGTCGGATGATGCGTCCGGTGGTCGCCGCCGCCGGTGCCCGCCGGTTCGCCGCGACCATGGACCGCGCGGGCATCTATGCCAGCGGCATGTACGTCGGCCGCGGCACCGTCGTCGACGGCACGGTGGTCGATGTCGACGGGACCGTCGTCGATCCGACACCCGGGCCTGCAGATCGCGGGTTGCCCCGGGGGCGATAG
- a CDS encoding amidohydrolase has protein sequence MTTELLLGGVVYSPAAPDATAMAVTDGTVVWVGSDDVGKALHPDARVTDLQGRFVGPGFVDSHVHLTSTGLALAGLTLNEATDRSDCLRRVAAFASVTDEGELIWGLGWDDSGWQGADPDDRRFPTTAEIDAVVGNLPVYLARIDEHSAVASTALRRLVPDLEAAVGYHPDEPLVAEAHHLVRGAARQLVTAAQRTRAQRRALDTAAAHGVVAVHENGGPDISGLDDFLALADLDHPVEVRRYWGQAVQSAEHARELLAISHADALAGDLFIDGAIGSHTAWLTEPYTDHPGHTGISYLDYETIRDHIRACTEIGIQAGFHVIGDAATASVVAAFQELAAELGTPALARCAHRLEHAEMVSTEQAVTLARCGVVASMQPLFDAEWGGPGELYEQRLGVPRTAGLNNFAGHAREGVILAFSSDAPVTPIDPWSSIRAAVHHHQPRNAISARGAFAASTRGGWRAAGVNDGLTGTLVPGAPASYAVWDIDDLVVAGSHAGVQRWSTDPRSRVPALPDIAPGARLPRCVRTVHRDTVLFDGGALDGGPA, from the coding sequence GTGACCACGGAACTGCTACTCGGTGGCGTCGTCTATTCACCGGCCGCCCCGGATGCCACTGCCATGGCCGTGACCGACGGCACCGTTGTCTGGGTTGGCAGTGACGACGTCGGCAAGGCTCTGCACCCCGATGCCCGGGTCACGGACCTGCAGGGCCGCTTCGTCGGACCGGGATTCGTCGACTCGCATGTCCATCTCACCTCCACGGGCCTGGCACTCGCCGGCCTCACCCTCAACGAGGCAACGGACCGGTCGGACTGTCTGCGTCGGGTGGCCGCATTCGCTTCCGTCACCGATGAGGGTGAGCTGATCTGGGGCCTCGGCTGGGACGACTCCGGCTGGCAGGGTGCCGATCCCGATGATCGCCGGTTCCCGACGACCGCGGAGATCGACGCGGTGGTCGGCAATCTGCCGGTTTACCTGGCCCGTATCGACGAGCATTCCGCCGTCGCGTCGACCGCGCTACGGCGTCTGGTGCCCGACCTCGAGGCCGCCGTCGGCTACCACCCAGACGAACCGCTGGTCGCCGAGGCCCATCACCTCGTGCGCGGTGCGGCCCGTCAGCTGGTCACCGCGGCACAGCGCACCCGCGCCCAGCGCCGCGCTCTCGACACCGCGGCCGCACATGGCGTGGTCGCCGTCCACGAGAACGGCGGCCCGGACATCAGCGGTCTCGACGACTTCCTCGCCCTCGCCGACCTCGACCACCCGGTCGAGGTGCGTCGCTACTGGGGCCAGGCTGTCCAGAGCGCCGAGCATGCCCGCGAACTCCTGGCGATCAGCCACGCCGACGCCCTGGCAGGCGATCTCTTCATCGACGGGGCGATCGGCTCGCACACCGCCTGGCTGACCGAGCCGTACACCGACCACCCCGGCCACACCGGCATCAGCTACCTCGACTACGAGACCATCCGCGACCACATCCGGGCCTGCACCGAGATCGGCATCCAGGCCGGGTTCCATGTGATCGGCGATGCGGCAACGGCTTCGGTGGTCGCAGCATTCCAGGAACTCGCCGCCGAACTCGGCACCCCGGCACTGGCCCGGTGTGCCCATCGACTCGAACACGCCGAGATGGTGTCGACCGAGCAGGCCGTGACCTTGGCACGTTGCGGCGTCGTCGCGAGCATGCAGCCGCTGTTCGACGCGGAATGGGGCGGGCCGGGCGAGCTCTACGAGCAACGTCTCGGAGTCCCGCGCACCGCCGGCTTGAACAACTTCGCCGGACACGCCCGCGAGGGGGTGATCCTGGCCTTCTCGTCCGATGCGCCGGTGACACCGATCGACCCGTGGTCGTCCATCCGGGCGGCCGTGCACCACCACCAACCCCGCAACGCGATCTCCGCCCGCGGCGCCTTCGCCGCGTCCACCCGAGGTGGCTGGCGGGCCGCAGGCGTCAACGACGGGCTCACCGGAACGCTCGTCCCCGGGGCTCCTGCGAGCTACGCGGTCTGGGACATCGACGATCTCGTGGTCGCCGGATCCCACGCCGGGGTGCAGCGCTGGTCGACCGATCCCCGCTCGCGGGTGCCGGCCCTTCCGGACATCGCCCCCGGCGCACGACTGCCGAGATGCGTCCGCACCGTCCACCGCGACACCGTCCTGTTCGACGGCGGGGCGCTCGACGGCGGCCCCGCGTGA
- the lnt gene encoding apolipoprotein N-acyltransferase, giving the protein MRPHRPPRHRPVRRRGARRRPRVSSPRSAWTVLSVQTIVAVVAGIAMWAAFPPRNLWFLAVVGLGLMAVLLGAGRPRVRTGAWLGFVFGLAFFVPLLPWIGVYVGPLPWLALAAVLSVYLALFGVIAVLTMRLPVPPVWFTLSWVAVEGVRSAFPFGGFPWGRAAFSQVDGPLLPMASVLGAPGLSAAVALLGASIAWLCQIAFRAVRDGEYHGRTVVRGAALAVVLALIGPVSAIALTPGTVDRNVASSSAQVSAVQGNVPRLGLEFNAQRRAVLDNHVRQTERLADAIRSGNAEQPDFVAWPENASDISPLTNPDAAQEITAASVSVGAPILVGTLVMNPDGRPTNTVLVWDQERGPVDRYDKHIIQPFGEYLPWRGFFRKFSSYADMAGNFRPGSGSSTLTVPGRSGPVQVGVSTCWEVAFDRSARAAVDDGAQILYVPTNNATFGRTEMTYQQLAMSQVRAVEHGRAVVVAATSGVSAIIDPDGMITAQSGIFSPAVLSSRLPLRSDTTPATRLGSWPQTVAMIIAAVGLLFAVGRHTRFSFRQRSPHRRVTDPASADLAQPVGQAVTKDHAGPEDQAKELGGIG; this is encoded by the coding sequence ATGCGTCCGCACCGTCCACCGCGACACCGTCCTGTTCGACGGCGGGGCGCTCGACGGCGGCCCCGCGTGAGTTCGCCCCGGTCCGCGTGGACCGTGCTGTCGGTCCAGACGATCGTCGCCGTGGTCGCGGGCATCGCCATGTGGGCAGCCTTTCCGCCCCGCAACCTCTGGTTCCTCGCGGTCGTCGGCCTCGGCCTGATGGCGGTCCTCCTGGGCGCCGGTCGCCCACGGGTCCGCACCGGGGCGTGGCTCGGCTTCGTCTTCGGACTGGCATTCTTCGTACCCCTGCTCCCGTGGATCGGCGTGTACGTCGGGCCGCTGCCGTGGCTGGCGCTCGCCGCGGTGCTGTCGGTGTACCTCGCGTTGTTCGGGGTGATCGCGGTGCTCACCATGCGGCTGCCGGTCCCGCCCGTCTGGTTCACCCTGTCCTGGGTGGCGGTCGAGGGTGTGCGATCGGCCTTCCCATTCGGCGGATTTCCTTGGGGGAGAGCGGCATTCAGTCAGGTCGACGGACCGTTGCTACCCATGGCATCGGTCTTGGGCGCGCCTGGGCTCTCGGCCGCGGTGGCGCTCCTGGGTGCGTCGATCGCGTGGTTGTGTCAGATCGCCTTCAGGGCTGTCCGCGACGGCGAGTACCACGGTCGAACGGTGGTCCGCGGAGCCGCACTGGCCGTGGTCCTCGCCCTGATCGGCCCGGTCTCCGCCATCGCACTGACCCCCGGCACCGTCGACCGCAACGTCGCGTCGTCGTCGGCACAGGTGTCGGCGGTCCAGGGCAATGTGCCCCGGCTCGGACTGGAGTTCAACGCACAGCGACGCGCGGTTCTCGACAACCATGTCCGGCAGACCGAACGACTAGCCGACGCCATTCGGAGCGGCAACGCCGAGCAACCCGACTTCGTGGCGTGGCCGGAGAATGCCTCGGACATCTCACCGCTGACCAACCCGGACGCCGCGCAGGAGATCACCGCGGCGTCGGTGTCGGTCGGCGCGCCGATCCTGGTGGGCACCCTGGTGATGAATCCCGACGGTCGGCCGACCAACACCGTTCTGGTCTGGGATCAGGAACGCGGCCCCGTCGATCGCTACGACAAGCACATCATCCAGCCCTTCGGCGAGTATCTGCCGTGGCGCGGCTTCTTCCGGAAGTTCTCCTCGTATGCGGACATGGCAGGCAACTTCCGGCCGGGTTCCGGATCGTCGACGCTGACCGTGCCGGGGCGGTCGGGACCAGTGCAGGTCGGCGTCTCGACGTGCTGGGAGGTCGCCTTCGACAGATCGGCGCGCGCGGCGGTCGACGACGGCGCCCAGATCCTCTATGTGCCGACCAACAATGCGACGTTCGGCCGCACCGAGATGACCTATCAGCAGCTCGCCATGTCGCAGGTGCGAGCAGTCGAACACGGACGTGCCGTTGTGGTCGCCGCCACCAGCGGTGTCAGCGCGATCATCGATCCCGACGGGATGATCACCGCTCAGAGCGGCATCTTCAGCCCTGCGGTGCTGTCGAGCCGGTTGCCCTTGCGCAGCGACACCACGCCGGCGACGCGGTTGGGGAGCTGGCCGCAGACCGTGGCGATGATCATCGCGGCGGTGGGGCTTTTGTTCGCGGTGGGACGGCATACTAGGTTCTCATTCAGGCAACGCAGCCCACATCGCCGAGTCACAGACCCCGCTTCCGCGGACCTGGCGCAGCCCGTCGGCCAGGCAGTGACGAAGGACCACGCGGGGCCCGAAGATCAAGCGAAGGAGCTCGGTGGCATTGGGTAG
- a CDS encoding polyprenol monophosphomannose synthase, whose protein sequence is MQAVVGAQGERALVVIPTFNERENLPGIVTRLHAALPGAHVLVVDDSSPDGTGDVAESIAAQDTAKRVHVLHRTEKDGLGKAYLAGFAWGLAREYAVIIEMDADGSHAPEQLGRLLEAVNAGADLVIGSRYVSGGELVNWPKRREFLSRGANTYARLALGAKVHDITAGFRAYRRTVLEKIDLGSVESAGYCFQIDLAWRAVRAGFDVREVPITFTEREVGESKMSGGVMTEAFLMVARWGLESRLERFGLRKN, encoded by the coding sequence ATGCAGGCCGTTGTCGGGGCGCAGGGCGAACGCGCCCTGGTCGTCATCCCGACGTTCAACGAGCGCGAGAACCTGCCCGGCATCGTCACCCGCCTGCACGCGGCTCTTCCGGGTGCCCATGTCCTCGTCGTCGACGACTCCAGTCCGGACGGCACCGGCGACGTCGCGGAGAGCATCGCCGCGCAGGACACGGCCAAACGCGTCCATGTCCTGCACCGCACGGAGAAGGACGGTCTGGGCAAGGCCTATCTGGCCGGATTCGCGTGGGGTCTCGCCCGCGAATACGCGGTCATCATCGAGATGGACGCAGATGGCAGTCACGCGCCCGAGCAGCTCGGTCGATTGCTCGAAGCGGTCAATGCCGGTGCCGACCTGGTGATCGGGTCACGGTATGTGTCGGGCGGAGAGCTGGTGAACTGGCCGAAACGTCGGGAGTTCCTGTCCCGCGGGGCCAACACCTATGCGCGTCTCGCGCTCGGCGCGAAGGTGCACGACATCACCGCCGGATTCCGCGCCTATCGGAGAACCGTCCTGGAGAAGATCGATCTGGGATCGGTTGAATCGGCCGGTTACTGTTTTCAGATCGACCTGGCGTGGCGGGCGGTCCGGGCCGGCTTCGACGTCCGAGAGGTCCCGATCACCTTCACCGAACGCGAGGTCGGCGAATCCAAGATGAGCGGTGGCGTGATGACCGAGGCGTTCCTGATGGTCGCGCGGTGGGGACTGGAGAGCCGGCTGGAACGGTTCGGACTCCGTAAGAACTGA
- a CDS encoding RNA polymerase-binding protein RbpA: MADRVLRGSRLGAVSYETDRDHDLAPRRIVQYRTDNGEIFDVPFADDAEVPSKWPCKNGMEGTLLEGAEPEEKKTKPPRTHWDMLLERRSEEELEVLLNERLDLLKQRRKGVTN, encoded by the coding sequence ATGGCAGATCGAGTACTTCGAGGTAGCCGCCTCGGTGCGGTGAGCTACGAGACCGATCGCGATCACGACCTCGCACCACGACGTATCGTCCAGTACCGCACCGACAACGGCGAGATCTTCGACGTCCCATTCGCCGACGACGCCGAGGTGCCGTCGAAGTGGCCGTGCAAGAACGGCATGGAAGGCACTCTGCTCGAGGGCGCTGAGCCCGAGGAGAAGAAGACCAAGCCGCCGCGCACCCACTGGGACATGCTGCTCGAACGCCGCTCCGAGGAGGAGCTCGAGGTGCTGCTCAACGAGCGCCTCGACCTGCTCAAGCAGCGCCGCAAGGGCGTCACGAACTGA
- a CDS encoding DUF475 domain-containing protein translates to MILRIFGLSALVTLAALLVAYLYQGWTGLALCAILGILEVSLSFDNAVINATVLERMSRFWQRMFLTVGVIIAVFGMRLLFPLAIVWITGGLNPVEAFRLAMNPPAGDAEYFPDGTPSYETILLEAHPQIAAFGGMFLLLLFLNFVLSNREITWLSWIEKPLGRLGRLDQLSIVLAAITLVVVGEYLVPDDGRATVLISGLLGMITYILVDGLSSLFESEQPGSDDHLSSAEATMAEAGSARRPSPVTVAVGKAGFFLFLYLEVLDASFSFDGVIGAFAITPDPIIIALGLGFIGAMFVRSITIYLVRQGTLGQYRYLEHGAHWAIGALAAILLLSVHIHINEVITGLVGVAFIGASLASSIWANRRDQRRKERRTQVGVAQ, encoded by the coding sequence GTGATCCTCCGGATCTTCGGGCTGTCCGCGCTGGTCACTCTCGCGGCGCTGCTGGTGGCGTATCTGTACCAGGGATGGACCGGTCTGGCCCTCTGCGCGATCCTCGGCATCCTCGAGGTGTCGCTGTCCTTCGACAACGCGGTCATCAACGCGACGGTGCTCGAGCGCATGAGCCGGTTCTGGCAGCGGATGTTCCTGACCGTCGGTGTGATCATCGCGGTCTTCGGGATGCGGCTGCTGTTCCCGCTGGCGATCGTGTGGATCACCGGCGGGCTCAATCCCGTCGAGGCCTTTCGCCTGGCCATGAATCCGCCTGCGGGTGACGCGGAGTACTTCCCTGACGGCACCCCGAGCTACGAGACGATCCTGCTGGAGGCGCATCCGCAGATCGCGGCCTTCGGAGGCATGTTCCTCCTCCTGTTGTTCCTGAACTTCGTCCTCAGCAACCGCGAGATCACCTGGTTGTCGTGGATCGAGAAGCCACTGGGCCGGCTGGGCCGACTCGATCAGCTGTCGATCGTTCTCGCGGCCATCACGCTCGTCGTCGTCGGGGAGTACCTGGTGCCCGACGACGGTCGTGCCACCGTGCTCATCTCCGGCCTGCTCGGCATGATCACCTACATTCTCGTCGACGGCCTGAGTTCGCTGTTCGAGAGTGAACAACCGGGCAGCGACGATCACCTGTCGTCCGCGGAGGCCACCATGGCCGAGGCGGGCTCGGCACGACGACCGAGCCCGGTGACCGTGGCCGTCGGCAAAGCCGGCTTCTTCCTGTTCCTCTACCTCGAGGTGCTCGATGCGTCGTTCTCCTTCGACGGGGTGATCGGAGCCTTCGCGATCACACCCGACCCGATCATCATCGCCCTCGGCCTCGGTTTCATCGGCGCCATGTTCGTCCGGTCGATCACGATCTATCTGGTCCGTCAGGGCACGCTCGGTCAGTACCGCTACCTCGAGCACGGGGCGCATTGGGCGATCGGCGCTCTCGCGGCGATCCTGCTGCTCAGCGTCCACATCCACATCAACGAGGTCATCACCGGCCTGGTGGGCGTCGCATTCATCGGTGCGTCGCTGGCCAGCAGTATCTGGGCCAATCGCCGGGATCAACGCCGCAAGGAACGCAGGACGCAGGTCGGGGTCGCGCAGTGA
- a CDS encoding adenylate/guanylate cyclase domain-containing protein, which translates to MTGTDGDAVASGEQRDDRPAAARPSRRAADALARSDANAGAVRAARAARSLIPDSRSAPPGGRASDRVARLIGESRPDRPSVLRELGLGAVQVWQALVSRRPFRDDDPVPATILFTDLVGFSTWALDAGDDQVLRLLAQVNDVTESVVTARAGSVVKQLGDGSMAVFLDGTEAIEAAYEAICAVSALTIDGYRPQLRAGLHTGTPRAVGDDFLGVDVNIAARVADAAGPGELLVSDATLASADAEKYHRRRRRFKAKGVPRDLEVFAVVPRYDAGT; encoded by the coding sequence GTGACCGGTACGGACGGAGACGCGGTGGCATCGGGGGAGCAGCGGGACGATCGACCTGCGGCCGCGCGCCCGAGCCGGCGGGCGGCCGACGCTCTCGCGAGATCCGATGCGAACGCCGGCGCGGTACGTGCCGCACGAGCGGCACGCAGCCTCATCCCGGATTCCCGGTCCGCCCCGCCGGGTGGCCGCGCGTCGGATCGGGTCGCCCGCCTGATCGGTGAATCCCGTCCGGACCGCCCCAGTGTGCTGCGGGAACTGGGCCTCGGCGCGGTTCAGGTGTGGCAGGCGCTCGTCTCCCGTCGTCCTTTCCGCGACGACGACCCGGTACCGGCCACGATCCTGTTCACCGATCTGGTGGGGTTCTCCACGTGGGCTCTCGATGCCGGAGACGACCAGGTCCTGCGACTGCTCGCCCAGGTGAACGACGTGACCGAATCCGTGGTCACCGCTCGCGCCGGCAGTGTCGTCAAACAACTGGGCGACGGTTCGATGGCGGTCTTCCTCGACGGGACCGAGGCCATCGAGGCCGCGTACGAGGCCATCTGTGCGGTGAGCGCGTTGACCATCGACGGTTATCGTCCACAGCTGCGGGCGGGGCTGCACACCGGGACACCGCGCGCGGTCGGCGACGACTTCCTCGGCGTGGACGTCAACATCGCGGCGCGGGTCGCCGACGCCGCCGGCCCCGGCGAACTCCTGGTGAGCGATGCCACCCTCGCATCCGCGGACGCCGAGAAGTATCACCGGCGCAGGCGCAGGTTCAAGGCGAAAGGCGTACCACGCGATCTGGAGGTCTTCGCCGTGGTGCCCCGCTATGACGCCGGTACTTGA